One Sesamum indicum cultivar Zhongzhi No. 13 linkage group LG14, S_indicum_v1.0, whole genome shotgun sequence genomic window, CCTTCTCTTTTTGCTTTGGAGGCAATGAAATTAATGctcatatttaaaaagaaaatattaaatattgttatcaaaattttgaaattaaattattaattaaaaatttaaaataaattaactaagagttgaattttaaattgaagattataataaatttggaatttaCAAGcgtttgaaataataaattcgcAATAAACTTGTATTAAATTTGGGTCTTATACATTTATGATGGATTGGTCTAAGATAAACTACatgattattcttttattatgaatatatcaattgggcaaaaatatattcaagtaTGTCTGTGAAGAAACAAATTCACGTTCAAGTCTATAGTATTCAAGTCCAATAGGAGTGGACTCAAACTACTAAGTTATGCTTCAAGATGCCTAGTGGACAGGCTGGGTTGGCCCAACCAAAGATTGAATTGACCCAATAAAAAGATGGCTGGTCTGGCGCAGGTTTGGTTGGGATCGACCCAATACCCAGCCTAGTAACTCGGGAACGCCGGGTCCCGATTAATGGGTTGGCCTAACTTggccaattttttaataatgcatgacatataatttttattttattttttttaaattgactatACTTGTAggtttttaaaattcttgaaattataaaactattatCTTTATTAGTTTACTTCTAAATGtttaatagattaaattgttaatactatttatttattcttaagtttatttaagtttttattttacttgctATTATTTAGGACTCTGGGTTTATTACTGTAAGCTtgttaatcaaataattatttaagttatatagttttaactattattttttttagttataagtttttattcgATTTTGATGCTTAAAAAATGTGCACTGCTTAAAGAAGAGTCCAATCCGAAAAAGGCACAATAGAGGCCTAAAGGATGCATGCACCCCAAAAAGAAGTAAACTTCTGGCACAGATCCCTCGAGGGGATTTGTCAAGTGGCAGTcctaaaagaaattttttatggcTAGATCGAAACCAACAGAAGAGGCTGTCATGACAACCACCTAGATGACAATACATTCATATGCATATATGGAAGGATGCTATTCAGACATCTTGGAGAAGTGAGGATTGTATGACTACCAAAAAGGCCGGATAATCTAAGAGGATTGTTCAACTCTTTGTAACTACCCcctaaaaatatacaaagtATATCCTCGGAGAAGGCTCATCTTCTTGGGGAATAGAGTTCCAATGGTCGATATTTGAGAGATCTCCTCCAAATATGCTAGAACTTATCACTTAACTTGTCTTCCCGAGTCTCGAGGGGGCATTCTTCCAGCCGATAGGGCCGAAGACTAGCTAAACAAGCCTCCTCCTCTCGATAAAAAGATGAGGGATCACTAAGGAGTATTTTAAAAGATGAGGGACTAAAATAAGGCAAAAAGAAGAGATGAGGGAGTAACAATGAGATTtgccttttatatatatagataggtaataattttgaagataAAGTATTCTATAGatgattttgtaataaatacaaattaaattattaacttaaaataaatgagattTTCTAACCAACAAATATcttagtaattaaaaaagttaaaacacaaaaaaaaagggtatttGGTCAAAActgaattaattacaataaaataaatattagtgataaaatatcaagtagcaattttaaagttatcactgaaaatataataaataacaataattttaattttgccacggtataattattattgatagaaattgtataaaattgtcattctagataattagaaaaaattgcaattttgttcCTTATCTTAGGGGAAGACATTTTTAGTTCTGtacaaattgatttaaattgtaattttactcctgtatataaattcatgcaggataaaaaatatcaatttccctaatttataggactaaaaatgctaatGCCCCATAAGTTAAGGATTAAAGTTGCAATTAATTGAatcatgtgcaagtcacatacaatttttttttactaaagtGGCCCGAGAAGGATGAAgattactaattttttgaactaacAAAACTAAATTGCGAAACTCAATTCGtacaggataaaaaataccaccctcaataaattacataactaaaattgtatgtttttatggttaattacataattaagtCAATGTTGTACGTATGTTACTAATTGCTTTTAGTTTGTcactaatttttgttattgataatttcacaaaataatagtgttgttagaaatataaaattcattattatgaaattaaaatcaaattctatAAGCACTAAACATATGCGGTGAACGTGGATCGAACACGTGACCTTCAGATCTTCAGTCTGACGCTCTCCCAACTGAGCTATCCCCGCAATTGTTCACAAGtcatacttttatttaatacactTAATTCAAACATTTTAGAAAATCACATGTATGCTTTTGAGGATGGTAGGCTAATTATTTAAAGGATTTTATAAGTTCgtacatcttataaaatatttttagagcgtataaaatattatattttattttaaaaataagttcataaataagattattgagcttataaaatattaataatgacaaattaattaagttttaggattttgttaaaatttcataaataagtgGGCCACtccttattttttctaaaagagcTTATAGGCTcttaaaatcttattttcttatcttttccataaaaaattgcCAAACACCCTGTAGCATCTTGTAAAATagcataaattacaacaaccttTCCTGGAAATTTAACATGATTACAAATACCctattgttatttgaaaaattatcaatattccCCTGATTATAATgtccgtctaacaattagcacAAATCTGGTAGGTttgcatctattttttatggtgaactgactaaaatgaccttgtggattaaaaattgtaattttatttatttttaaaattttttaattgaataatttttatttatagttattaacattttttcatccaccttgttttatttttttttataaattttttaggaaaaaaaaatacaataaaaaagacaGTTGACAACTTCATGCTTTCATTCAAGAATTACACAATTTCGTTAAATATTAAacggatatttataatttttcaaacaaagagatggtattcgtaattatatcaaatatcataaagaatcattataatttgtcgtgtaaaatattttaaaaagtttataagttCACCCAAACACCGTCTGCCAGCTTAGAAACATGCATCACATAATGCAGATATCTTGAAATCAAGCATGCTGTTGGGTATAGTAAAGAAATATACACAGAAGCCAAAGCATGGccatttatgaaaaatatatataggtcCATCATCATTCAAAAGTTTATCGTTTTCACAACATAtgtaaaaatgagtaaatagACAGAGATGGGCTCTTGAGAAACATAGCATCTGATGCTTTCGACATTATCTGCCGTAGCTTGCAGCAGCGCTCGTCCATGTCTGATTGCACAGCTCTATAACCTGCTGTTAGCTGCAAAAGTCCGAGTAGCTTCCCACTCGGTCATGATGTGATTACGGGTGATCTGACGGAGTGAACAACAGCCGTTCAATGCCATAGTGAGCTCAAACTCGTCGCGCAACATCTGGAGTACTTTTCTAACGCCGGCTTCTCCTTCAGCAGCCAGCGAGAAAACCACCGGTCGCCCAATCTTGAAGCGGTAGCCAAAAATGATTCAGTCAGCAAAACACGCATAAGAGGGTGTCGAGATGATTTTAGTTTACAACttattttaagaatatgtTTCTAAATTGTTTGGAGTCTTTGGACAGAACAAGATGGAAGAGTTTGTTGATTTACAGATACACTAATAACTCGTCACTTTTTCTAAGAGAGCTTATAAGCCTATAAAAtcttattgtttgaatttataagttttttttttaaaaaagtttaacaaacactattaatattttataaactccaGAACATCCTACAAGACGTTCTGTCAAGCTTATAAACTCATCCAACCACCTTCTAAGTTGAAAATTGAGTGATTGGTAGATAAGTAAGTTCTAAATTCAGCACCATTTAAGTGAATAAGAAGCtacaaaatactcaaaaattCTAGTTAAAAgctaaaaataactttttttttcaaacttcgCAAACAGGCTCTCAGTGTTACACTGGAGATTGAGTTCATCTGCACTGTAAAGAAAGGTTCAAGCTACTCAAAAGTTTGTTGGTTTGTTATACTTACAAAGATGCCAGCAGCTCCTAGTGCCAGTGCCTTGAAGACGTCTGTTCCACGGCGAACCCCTCCATCCAAGAACACCGGCACTTGGCCTTGTGCAGCTTTCACGACCTGAAATCACAATGATATTAGGGAGGACAAACTTAATAACACACTTGTACAAGTTGGAATATGCATACCTCTTCCAGAACCATGATAGTGGAAGAGACGTAATCAAGCTGGCGAGCACCATGATTGGATACAATAATACCAGCAGCTCCATGCTGAAGGGCGAGCCTTGCTGCATATTCATAggaaaattcatttatttttatacttcaATGAAATATGTTAAAATGATCATTAGTTGCAGGTCTTACTGTCTTCAGCGGTCATTACACCCTTCACCAGGATTGGCAGTGAGGTAATTGTCTGGAGCCACTCAACATCCTGTCAATGCTCAAAGTAGAAAGATAGCATTCAGATCTATGTATTTAATCCACGAAAAGGGAAGTACAATTGTTTTCAGTAAAAGAGCATAAAACTTCTGAGTCCTGCAGAAATGGCAACCAGCGAAAGAAACAGAGCAAATGCGTCATGACTATTAACAGCCGACTTTATAAATCACTTGTTAGACCTTTTAAGCATAAATATTCTAGAGCGAGTTTACCTTCCAGCTCAAAGTACGATCAATTTGGCCCGCAACATATGAAGCTAATCCAGAGTCTTGAGCCTAAACCATAAAATGTGAGTTAAAATCCATCTGTAACCTTATGTTAAGAGAGGTTTTGTGGACTAGTCAACTAACGACTTTGCACCACTTACTTCATCCATCTTCCCAAGGTCCAAGCCCTCAAAGTTCTTCAATGTCAAATATGGTGGCAAAACAAATCTGGATAACTAGAGCAAATTAGATATTCTTTGAGGGTGCATCATGTTATCATGCTATAATGCATCTAATAACATGCGGTTGAATTGAAGTCCAGACCTGTTCTTGATATCAGCCTCTCTGCGTCCCAATCTTGGGGTATCCACAGTAAGTGCAATGGCCTTGAAACCTGCCTTTTCAGCCCTCCTCACAAGCTGAGCCACAACGTTCCTGTCCTTGTAGACCTGGATGTAATTCAATATGATAACTCAGAAACCAGACAGACTGTCTTGGATAAATATGTCAGTATCGAAATCACGAATTGtcttgtttaaaaataaactataaatctCGAATCCAAACTCACGTAAAGCTGGAAGAATCGAATTCCAGGTCCCGTTGAAGCAACTTCTTCAACACTGGAAGTGGCCCATGAAGACAGTGTCTAAGATAAAATTCATGCTGCATCAGCAAACATATGCATATTTCTGCATCTAAACTATATGAGTGTTGGatatgcattaaaatatgatttggacattattattattacaaaacaaaacacaataaCTTCTCCGCCCTGGTGTTCAGAGTTTTAGTTCAGGAAATTTAAGTAGAATCTGAAATAGGAAAGTGACCAAACCATGATTGTTCCAGCTGCTGATGCGGCTCTAGCTGTTGCATATTCTCCTGCGTATTAGATAATACACGTTAATCAGCACattcacaaataaatacaGATATTGACTCCTAAACCAAGTGGGGTAGTATTTGATCTTAGAAAGGGCAAACAATCATTATACCATCATAATTCAGATGTATAGTATAATCACAGTGAGCATCAAATTGGCACTATTGATCTCACTTACCAAGTTATTTCAGCAAGTATGCTGCTATAGACCTAGTGCTTAAGATGAACTTCAATAGTTGGACCATCTTCCCACTATGTGAGTGGATTATGACAAGTTTTACCTAATATGAAATGACAAATAGTATCTGGCTTTGCATGTTACAAGTTAAAAGTCGGAGCTAAACCAAGTCAGATTATTACGTATCTCTGAGAAGTAGACAAAGTAGAACGGAATGCTACTGTCAGGGTTTCAGCAAAGAACCTTCTCTGGTAGTAAACATGATTTGAGCTATGTTAAAAGAAACTGAGTCTGTTAAGGTGCCCTTTCATGATTTAAGTTTGAAGGCTTCTGATAATCTTGAACTTAACCGCAAGTTCACAACAAGTAATTCACAGATACTTGAAACACGGATAGACTCAATTTATTCATCAAGTACGGAGAGAATTATGTCAATCGGACAATACTAACCCTCAGGGTGAGCCATTTTCTGCATAGCAGATGGTGCAATCATGATAGGCATCGAGATCTTGAAGCCTAAGACAGTGGTAGTCATGTCAATCTTGCTCACATCAATAAGAATACGGGGCCTAAACCTGCATATCCGTTTGAATATTTCATTAGAAAGAATGAGCATTtaacaagaagaaattaaactaacaatcaaatatcaaataactaGCCTTAAATAATCACATCAACCACATTCATGTTTTGAAGCAACTTACAGAATCCTGGAGAATGCATTTCTGTTCTCAGCCAGAGTCCACTGATCCTCTGCACCTGATGCATAGTAGTCGTAGACCATTTTCGGCAATTTTTCCTTGGCAATAGCCTGATACTCGGTGACATTTGTTACCTCCGCCATCTCTGGTGATTGATTTTTCACAAGTCCCCCCTGAAAATCTTGACCAAATCAGGAAAGGGGAAACACATATCAGATCATCTATAATCTATTATTCTTTAAGCTCAATATTACTGCATAACACACTTGAACACGAAGAACGAGAGGTTTTTACATGAACCAAAACAACGGTTTATCAACAAACTAGAGCTTTTATCTTTGTAAATAAACTTAGAAGCAGTTGAATCAAAAGAAACCGATAAAGTCATGTCTCATACCATCAGGGAAAATGAACATCAAGCTTAATTTACTATGAACTATAATCTGATCATGGCCAGCAACACAGACAAAGCATTATCAATCCTTCAAAAAGAACTAATTAAGTCAATCAAAAAGCAACTACAGCAATTGCACAGAGTTTCAATCCAACTAATCCTACATGGGTACATTGAGTTCACTTAATCGTTTCAAGAATCAAATCTTCCTACCTTCTAAACAAATACCCAATTCAAGTAGAACCCacaattcaaaaatcaaatcttgtgtcagagagagagagagagagagagagagagagagagagagagagagagagagagagcagacCTTGAGGCTCAAGATTAATGAGAGTGCATGCAAGAAAGAGGAGTGGAAGGACTACTAGNNNNNNNNNNGAAAAATACTGACaaaataatagataaataaacGAGAAATCTAGAGAAAAGATAGGATGAAGACAAAAAGGGTAGGGATGATGAAGGGAGTGGCGCAAAATTGAGGATGAGCGTTTGGAGGTTGGAATTCCAAACCACATCCGATCAGGGGCAACTGGGTTGCTCTCTGCCACATGCTTCTTGTGTGTTTCACAGACTCTCTTCGTTATCTTCCCCTCTACAGGCAAAACTTTTCAAGAATtgcatgaaaattatatatatatatatataatataagtaataTTCACACAGTACTCAATATTGCATTTACGGGaataattttgtgatattgaTATGGTTGAGCACTTTCAGATTGTGGCACTATTCTGTCTTTTTGTGATTTTCCATTTGGATAACAGGATGCTTGAGGAGAAGGGTGGTGATGGATCAGGGAGTCCCTGTCCTCTACAGTCTATGCAAAGAGAGACTCTTGAAATGTCATGTATGCGACAAAGCTCATTTCTATTGAAAACTTAAATTGCACTTCAGTTTTAACTTCTCTTACACTATGGAGTATGGGGTTAACGACACCTCTCTCCTTTATTGCtataattagtaatatgatttttttttcttggtggGTGAAAGCCGCCTGAGCTTAGTTGGTGGATTAAACTAACAACCCTACTCGTTTATCAGAAATTCGTAGCAAAATgtctataattttgaaatgataGACAAACTCAAAGTAACATTATAGGACCTTTAGATATTTAAGAagtaatgtaatttatcctccatcaatattgtaaataagaaaattatcctcttatataaaaaaaataataatttaccccttGGTTGAAAAAGTTTGACTCCTTAGACTTGGGTTGGTGGTTGCCATGGATAAGCTCCCTCAAATTCAGAAGTGGTTGGCGGGAATTTCCAAGGGATCCTGCTAGATGGTCAAATCTCTCTCTGATAAGCCTCTTAAAGGTCAAGCTCTAAATTCCCAGGAGGTTCGTGGGATATATGGACAATCTGCTTCGAGCCTTGTCACGGCCTACGTggttctcttctctctcttgtgGATGAATAATCTTCTGCCATTTCTAGAGACGGCCAAGTGGCCAGGCCAGCATAAGTCcctgttcttttttttagagaaaatggGCTTTTACCATAGCCTATATCTCTTCAAAGTACACACGAGTTTCTTGGCTGAAGGTCTCTCAGAGGCCTTTCCTCTTGGGCCTCACTTCTTCAAGGACTTCTCTTTGAGCTTCCTCAGAATTGGACCTCTTCTTGGGCTAAGTGTATTTTAGGACATTATTCAATTCCCCCACTTTAAGGAGGAAGGAGTCAGCTCACTCCTCTTTAGAGTAGTGAGTCTCGACCAGGCCATACAGCTGGCTCTTTATCCGTCCTTCTCCTAGATAGGGAAAACCCCTAATTAGATCTTAACTCTTTGTCCCTTTGGCAAAAAGGTGAGAAAGTCTTTCTTGGAACCATGCGCCTTTTGTTAGGATGACTTGATGGCTCGTACTAGCCTGCTATGATACCCAGATATGTGGGTGCAACCTTCAGGCATAGTGGGCAGCTTATGGGTTATCGACCCCGCAGGTAACTGCTATTTTGGTAATCACTTCAATAGAAGGCGGTTACCTAGCTGAGATGTTGGTGTCTATAGCCTTCAACCTCCTCTTCCTTTCTTATTGTTGTCTTCTCTTTTACTTTTCCTCGCTCCCCCCtcatgatttttagagagaagaattttggagctcttgaaATTCTCCTACCTATTGTATTATTCAGATAAGTGCTTTGATTTATGTTTACCTTCTTCAATCTGCATCTACACCTTTCTTTCTGTTGTTTGAGTTTGCCCTTTTTCTTGGTCTATCAATGGTGTCTTTTGTGTTAGAATATATAATCAGAAAGTCAATTAAATtggttattttataatttatttgagtaatttctttattttataacattgaattaaattaataagagtAAGCATTCATTTGACCTTACTTTGTTGTTCTTActcctgtaatttttaattcattgcaATAAAGCACACAAATCACTAATCAACCAATGAAGTTGTTGCAACTACGAAACCAACTCCGGGGGTTGGATCTGAAATTTTCCAAGTCAAAAACCCTGAGAACGGCCATCGAGGGTTTTATTGAGATCTGCACAAAATATTGTGTCCATATGATAGGTGCCAAGTTTCATAGCCGACAGACATGTGCAtctatgtaattttagtgggtAGTTGACAAATGTTGTTAAGCCGACTGAACTAACTTGTGGAGagtcgtcatatgaaagcccCGTTAAGCTTGGTTAGTATGATTTAAACTTTTCGGCTCTGATAGTATGGGGTTTAGTCCTTAGATTTGAGAAACCATGCAGTCTTAtaggtttaattatttttttattataaaaaacaataaaaatatatttaaaattatacatataagaTTAATATAACTGTCCGCGACTTCacaatttccttttttaataaatgaaggTGCCTTGACAAGTCAACCCAACACCTTCATGACAAGGCTAATtcaacctttttcttttttttttctttttgaaataaatattatatattatatagtattaatattatatattatatattataattatttaaatatttttctaattatcaaCCTTCTAATAAACTTATCGTTGTTATatcaattcaacaaaatattaatataataacaacaattaaattacaattataacttacataaagtgaaataaaaaattaataatattataatatttctattcatggtaatatttgtaacatttgattataaataatatattaatattaatattgtaatatattattattattattattattattattattattattattattattatgggaTGACTATATATAGGCCTGGTAAAAGATGACCATGTGCTGATATGGTTATTATAAGTTTTGTTCTAGTGCAGTCAGAACATGTATGAAGactggtgagttccaagagaTGATCCATCACCTATCATAAGATGATAGCGATCTCTTATGCGTTCTGATGTGTGTTGCGCTCCCAAAAATTTGTGGTTACAGTCGGTGATCAAATAGCAAAGTATTTTTCTATGTTGATcaagtgaaaaaatataatcagaaTATTAGGCATAAATATCCAATCCAGGATGGGAAACAATGACCATTCTATGCCTAGACTAAAACTGGGAGATGAtcgatggaaggaccgtacccttATAGCACTCGGTAGCCTTAAGGTTCACGCCATTTTCACCTattctctagtgtcatggattGTTGTTAGACAGtcacccatggtgatgggTGTTTCTGGATTAAGTGTTAATTGAGAGTGATGGATTAAATATGATTCAATTAATCTAGCGCAAAAATACTTGCCAATTAAATTGTGTGTTGACACAAGCCCAAGTATAGCTAAGGATCAACCTACAAAGTCACACAAAACACCACTCAAGTAACTAgtagaattaattatgaattaattctagaagaaatagattaatttaaagaatttaaattaatttgagattaAATGATGTGATCATTTAAATGGGAGGACCCATGTGACGTGAAgctcaagatttaattaaatttaattaatttgataatatcaactttaattgAACCGGAtgaataataaagaaaatcaattaattagagttttaaCTTGGTAGTTTatgagattaaataaattgggttaggctcaattatttgatggattaattaattacgcTATGGGCTaggatttatttgataagatcAAATAAACTCAATCTGgacttttaaaaattgataggATTAATTCTATGAAGGCCCATGCCCATgggtttaatttttatttttgaatgaagCGGaataggatatatatatatatatatatgcgtgTAGCCTAGCTtgaatatgtaaatttatatgtgatatagatatatatatgaagttgGAAAGATGAGGGAGTTATTGCTTGAGTACTTGTGGTACTAGTAGCTAGTGTACTATGGGGCCACATTGTATCTATTTTGACTTGACATgcaatatatacatgtatatatacaacaaGTACAAGAGATGTTTCTTTTGTGTGAGTATAGTGTATAGGCTTATGTATATGTCATTTTGTATATGATTCAAAAGACAACACTGCTCTTATACTTATCATCTTGACCTCTCTTTTCTCCCTCtatattctctttatttttgtttttcttgaactGCTTTCAAGATAAAGCAAGGTTTCTTGAGTTTGATatattaagttaataataCAATCAAGTCTCTTATACTACATATACTTTACCTCTAGTAAGGTTTGGTGTAGACCATCTTGTGGTATAGTATATATTCAATGTAGAGGAGATCACGTTGGTTTTTGTGTGAGCACAAGGTTAGAGAGAAAAGCTTGAAGAAAGTtttcaaatgtaaaatttcGTGATTATATTTCCATCACTCTATGTTACAATAGCCACTTGTTTTATTCAAGCTTGCTGAGTGCCGAATGCTTGGGATTGAGGGACTAGTTCTCTTTCGCTTTAGAATTTcaatatgtttattttcatacttTCATTGCGTTCTTGTCAAGTCTCGAGCTATACAGATTCTTTCATTTTGACGAGTCCATGAGGTTCATGGTGGAACGGCTGGCCGGCTGGCGATAAACCCACCCGAGGCTACTTCCATGGGAACGGGCCCTAGCTCGTCTTCTTATGGAAGAGCTTGCTAGTGAAGCGTAAGAAGGGTGGCTGTCGTACAACGCCACTTTGTCCATGAATCTTCTAACACAAAAATGGAGgttgttgatgaaaatgaggaGGAGACTTCCTCGAGGGAGGAGGAGAAAAGAGAGGAGCTGATGATAGTTAGTGATGGGGGAAGAGGGCTACCAGCCCTATCCGGATAGATAAGACTCATTATTCATTCCAAGATGTAGTTAGCCACTGTCTAACAGACGATTATGGCATCCCTGACTGTTTGCCATACTCCACTCATCCTGAGAGTCATCCTGACATCTCCTCTCCAAACTATTTATGCTTCTTTATTGCCCAATTCAAGGCAGGTTTTCGTTTTTCCTATTCCTCTTTTCTATGTTGAggttttttgtattttgaaggTTCCTCCAAACTAGTTAGCCTCCAATTCGTTTCATCTTCTAGTAGGTTTTTTCATAGTTTTTTATTACCATGGTGTTTTCTCTACAGGCagggaattttttttcttgttttcaatTAAAACTTTCATAATCGAGCATTTTTAACTTCTCTTTCCATTGTGGGTTCTGTTTCCTCCCTGTTCCGAATGCCCCGAAGAATTGGagagaaattctttttttttttattgttatgccTCCCCTCTACTGGGAATTCCCACAtaagtggatttttttatcttttttccatTACGCCATACTTTGTTCAGTAGACAAGTGCGGCCTTGTCCGCCCTCCTAGAGGAGTTGAACATTGACCCCAAAATTATTAAGGGTTGGTGGATGAAAGGTTCCTCCACGACTTTAACTTGAATCCTAAGGTGGTCCTTTTGGAGGAACCCTTATGTGCAACTAATTCTTGATTCTATTTTGTATGCCCCCTCTTTGTATATTCGATATTTGatgttgttaattttatcttCACAAAACGCAACATGTTCAATAAATTGTTGAGAGAGTGTGTTCAAAGTA contains:
- the LOC105176885 gene encoding peroxisomal (S)-2-hydroxy-acid oxidase; the protein is MAEVTNVTEYQAIAKEKLPKMVYDYYASGAEDQWTLAENRNAFSRILFRPRILIDVSKIDMTTTVLGFKISMPIMIAPSAMQKMAHPEGEYATARAASAAGTIMTLSSWATSSVEEVASTGPGIRFFQLYVYKDRNVVAQLVRRAEKAGFKAIALTVDTPRLGRREADIKNRFVLPPYLTLKNFEGLDLGKMDEAQDSGLASYVAGQIDRTLSWKDVEWLQTITSLPILVKGVMTAEDTRLALQHGAAGIIVSNHGARQLDYVSSTIMVLEEVVKAAQGQVPVFLDGGVRRGTDVFKALALGAAGIFIGRPVVFSLAAEGEAGVRKVLQMLRDEFELTMALNGCCSLRQITRNHIMTEWEATRTFAANSRL